One segment of Castanea sativa cultivar Marrone di Chiusa Pesio chromosome 3, ASM4071231v1 DNA contains the following:
- the LOC142627693 gene encoding PHD finger protein MALE STERILITY 1, with amino-acid sequence MSHLDLIGHKKRKRGLRVFRFKSFGEPGCPIEFVGPFRENVKALLEFGHLESNSHCELPSWSFQLELHRHPPFHILLLIVEEPVEASLDRHCKHCQYIGWGHHMICNKKYHFLLPSKDTVTAFLNCEGNSDNGAGTANGKSNLMELQGHIMHGVFHSNGFGHLLCVNGVEMGSDLAGHQIMEFWDRLCTGLRARKVSLNDISQKRGMELRLLHGIAYGEPWFRRWGYKFGRGTFCVTQPMYQKAIEAIQGLPLCLLGYHFGTSNHDIPIIFSRYQTLSDHSLVTLSDLFHFMFELKSRLPKDNCINTYNLGILVETTCRWSPKRVEMATRVIVEALKRAEFRWVSRQEVRDAARVYIGDTGLLDFVLKSLGNHIVGNYLVHRSLNPVTKVLEYCLEDISNVLPNQEGLVMTNPKVKARYKITRVQLMKDMCCLYKYILKDQKLALSTGIFSAIPVATRIIHDSKYLIKEYCGELPLKEELGLEGMLNLYCTISLRSNEDADEESSKKAMPPYECVTLKNNATIDELKLEVERHFREMYWGLRSLAVESVLNLNAEGTDLVFGHVEVGHKLVFKGSTKEQGVIIREQIYECGLKNRVVDCPCGAKDDDGERMVSCDICEVWQHTQCVRIPNNEEIPHIFLCNRCEHDIVLLPSLP; translated from the exons ATGTCACATCTGGACCTAATTGGCcacaagaagaggaagagaggattGAGGGTTTTTAGGTTCAAGAGCTTTGGTGAGCCTGGATGCCCAATTGAATTTGTTGGGCCATTCCGCGAAAATGTTAAAGCCCTCCTGGAATTTGGTCATTTGGAGAGTAACTCACATTGTGAATTGCCCAGCTGGTCATTTCAGCTTGAACTCCATCGCCACCCTCCCTTCCATATCCTACTGCTTATTGTTGAAGAACCGGTTGAAGCATCCCTTGATCGTCACTGCAAGCATTGCCAATACATAG GCTGGGGACATCATATGATTTGCAATAAGAAGTATCACTTTTTATTGCCTTCCAAGGACACAGTAACTGCATTTTTGAACTGCGAAGGCAACTCCGATAATGGGGCTGGTACAGCAAATGGTAAGTCAAATTTAATGGAATTACAGGGCCATATCATGCATGGTGTCTTTCACTCTAATGGTTTCGGGCATTTGCTATGTGTTAATGGGGTTGAAATGGGTTCGGACTTGGCTGGACACCAGATCATGGAATTCTGGGATCGTTTATGCACAGGGTTGAGAGCAAG GAAAGTGAGTTTGAATGACATTTCACAGAAGAGAGGCATGGAATTAAGGCTACTTCATGGAATTGCATACGGAGAGCCGTGGTTCAGGCGCTGGGGTTACAAATTCGGGCGTGGAACATTTTGTGTTACTCAACCAATGTACCAAAAAGCCATAGAAGCAATTCAAGGCTTGCCCTTATGTTTATTAGGCTATCACTTTGGCACTTCCAACCATGACATTCCTATTATTTTCTCAAGGTATCAAACATTATCAGACCATTCCTTGGTCACACTCAGTGACTTGTTCCATTTCATGTTTGAGCTCAAGTCTCGTCTTCCTAAAGACAATTGTATCAACACGTACAATCTGGGAATCTTGGTGGAAACTACTTGTAGATGGTCTCCTAAGAGAGTTGAAATGGCCACTCGGGTCATTGTTGAAGCTTTGAAAAGGGCTGAATTCCGTTGGGTTTCTAGGCAAGAAGTTAGGGATGCTGCACGTGTTTATATTGGCGACACGGGCTTACTAGACTTTGTGCTAAAATCATTGGGAAACCACATAGTTGGAAATTACTTGGTTCATCGCAGCTTGAATCCAGTGACAAAAGTTCTTGAATATTGCCTGGAAGACATCTCCAATGTGTTACCTAATCAAGAAGGCTTGGTTATGACCAATCCCAAAGTTAAGGCAAGGTACAAGATTACTAGGGTGCAATTAATGAAGGACATGTGTTGTTTGTACAAGTACATTCTCAAAGACCAAAAGTTGGCTCTAAGTACAGGAATCTTTTCAGCTATACCGGTGGCTACAAGGATAATTCATGACTCTAAATACCTCATCAAAGAGTATTGTGGTGAGTTGCCTTTAAAAGAGGAATTAGGCTTGGAGGGAATGTTAAATCTTTATTGTACAATTTCTTTGAGAAGCAATGAAGATGCTGATGAAGAAAGTTCAAAGAAAGCAATGCCACCATATGAGTGTGTTACATTGAAAAACAATGCTACAATTGACGAGCTAAAGCTAGAAGTGGAAAGGCATTTCAGGGAAATGTATTGGGGACTGAGAAGCCTTGCTGTGGAATCAGTATTGAATTTGAATGCAGAGGGGACAGATTTGGTTTTTGGGCACGTTGAAGTGGGTCATAAACTCGTTTTCAAAGGGAGCACCAAGGAGCAAGGAGTTATTATCAGGGAGCAAATATATGAATGTGGTCTAAAAAACCGTGTTGTGGATTGTCCTTGTGGAGCCAAAGATGATGATGGTGAACGAATGGTTTCATGTGATATTTGCGAAGTTTGGCAGCACACTCAGTGTGTTCGGATTCCAAATAATGAGGAAATTCCACACATATTTCTATGCAACCGATGCGAGCATGATATCGTACTGTTACCTTCTCTTCCATAG